One genomic segment of Streptomyces niveus includes these proteins:
- a CDS encoding acyltransferase → MPKIRDTFASLTAWRRRLVSRAVQGGWRWIQEAGAVSAEHPGRLRFARIGTGTRLAFPQGTVFGEPWIELGDHCVIGEHVTLTAGMMPGLDLGGEPVLRLGDGVVLGRGSHVIADSAVTIGSNTYCGPYVYITSTNHSYDDPEVPVGKQWPRTERVSVGPGCWLGTGAVILPGARLGRNVVVAAGAVVRGEVPDHAVVAGAPARVVRSWDPERGWQPPLRTPTPVPIPEGVTPQELLALAELDPDLT, encoded by the coding sequence GTGCCGAAGATCAGAGACACCTTCGCCTCACTGACCGCCTGGCGCCGTCGGCTCGTCTCGCGCGCCGTCCAGGGCGGCTGGCGGTGGATCCAGGAGGCGGGCGCGGTGAGCGCCGAGCATCCGGGGAGGCTGCGCTTCGCCCGGATCGGCACCGGGACCCGGCTCGCCTTCCCGCAGGGGACGGTCTTCGGCGAGCCGTGGATCGAGCTCGGCGACCACTGTGTCATCGGCGAACACGTCACGCTCACGGCCGGGATGATGCCCGGCCTGGACCTGGGCGGGGAGCCGGTCCTGCGGCTCGGCGACGGTGTCGTCCTCGGCCGCGGCAGCCATGTCATCGCCGACTCGGCGGTGACCATCGGCTCGAACACGTACTGCGGGCCGTACGTCTACATCACATCCACGAACCACAGTTACGACGATCCGGAGGTGCCTGTCGGCAAGCAGTGGCCGCGCACCGAACGGGTCTCGGTGGGGCCCGGGTGCTGGCTCGGCACCGGCGCGGTGATCCTGCCGGGGGCGCGGCTCGGCCGCAACGTGGTGGTCGCGGCGGGCGCGGTCGTACGGGGCGAGGTGCCCGACCACGCGGTGGTCGCCGGGGCGCCCGCGCGGGTCGTACGGAGCTGGGACCCGGAGCGGGGCTGGCAGCCGCCGCTGCGTACGCCCACGCCCGTGCCGATCCCGGAGGGGGTCACCCCGCAGGAGCTGCTGGCGCTGGCCGAACTGGATCCGGACCTGACGTAG
- a CDS encoding DMT family transporter, translated as MTALFALATALLWGLADFGGGLLTRRTPALTVVVVSQSIAVAVLGVIVVATGAWSATGPQLWYAVAAGVVGPVAMLAFYKALALGPMGVVSPLGSIGVAVPVGVGIVVGERPGLLQLAGIAVAVAGIVLAGGPELRGAAVQRRAIALTLVAAVGFGAVMALIAEASTSITGLFLALFVQRVTNVGVGGTALYVSVRRGARALPEEGGFQVIRAALPALAFVGLADVAANGTYSIAAQNGPVTVAAVLASLYPVITAIAARGVLKERLRAVQAAGAGLALIGTVLLAAG; from the coding sequence ATGACCGCACTGTTCGCGCTGGCCACCGCCCTGCTCTGGGGTCTGGCCGACTTCGGCGGCGGGCTGCTCACCCGGCGCACGCCCGCCCTGACGGTGGTCGTGGTGTCGCAGTCGATCGCCGTCGCCGTCCTCGGCGTGATCGTCGTCGCGACCGGCGCGTGGAGCGCGACCGGACCTCAGCTCTGGTACGCGGTCGCGGCCGGAGTCGTGGGCCCCGTCGCCATGCTCGCCTTCTACAAGGCACTCGCGCTCGGTCCGATGGGCGTCGTGTCCCCGCTCGGCTCGATCGGCGTGGCCGTACCGGTGGGCGTCGGCATCGTCGTGGGCGAGCGCCCCGGACTGCTCCAGCTCGCCGGGATCGCCGTGGCCGTCGCGGGCATCGTGCTGGCCGGCGGACCCGAGCTGCGCGGAGCGGCGGTCCAGCGCCGGGCGATCGCGCTGACGCTGGTCGCCGCGGTCGGATTCGGCGCGGTCATGGCCCTGATCGCCGAGGCGTCGACATCGATCACCGGCCTGTTCCTCGCGCTGTTCGTGCAGCGCGTCACCAACGTCGGTGTCGGCGGGACCGCCCTGTACGTCTCGGTGAGGCGGGGCGCACGCGCGCTGCCCGAGGAGGGCGGGTTCCAGGTGATCCGGGCGGCCCTGCCCGCGCTGGCGTTCGTCGGTCTCGCGGACGTCGCCGCCAACGGCACGTACTCGATCGCCGCGCAGAACGGTCCCGTCACCGTCGCCGCCGTCCTGGCCTCGCTGTATCCCGTGATCACGGCGATCGCCGCGCGTGGCGTACTGAAGGAGAGACTGCGCGCCGTCCAGGCGGCCGGCGCCGGGCTCGCGCTGATCGGCACGGTCCTGCTGGCGGCGGGCTGA
- a CDS encoding helix-turn-helix domain-containing protein, producing MSELDQLTQSLARNLKRWRGERAFTLDALAARSGVSRGMIIQIEQARTNPSVGTTVKLADALGISITTLLDYEQGPQVRVVPAGQAVRMWSTDAGSSTVLLVGTESRGPLELWSWKLMPGEHSESDAHPDGTTELLHVTTGELTLVVDGATHTVAQGSSAVFEGNVPHAYRNEGDTTVEMTMAVSIPPAR from the coding sequence GTGTCGGAGCTCGATCAGCTGACCCAGTCGCTCGCCCGTAACCTCAAACGGTGGCGCGGCGAGAGAGCCTTCACCCTGGACGCCCTGGCGGCCCGGTCGGGGGTGAGCCGGGGCATGATCATCCAGATCGAGCAGGCGCGCACCAACCCCAGCGTCGGTACGACGGTGAAGCTCGCCGACGCCCTCGGCATCAGCATCACCACGCTCCTCGACTACGAACAGGGCCCGCAGGTCAGGGTCGTACCGGCCGGTCAGGCCGTGCGTATGTGGTCCACCGACGCGGGCAGCTCCACCGTCCTGCTGGTCGGGACCGAGTCACGCGGACCGCTCGAACTCTGGTCCTGGAAGCTGATGCCCGGTGAGCACAGCGAATCCGACGCGCACCCCGACGGCACGACCGAACTGCTGCACGTCACCACGGGCGAGCTGACCCTCGTCGTGGACGGCGCGACGCACACCGTGGCCCAGGGCTCGTCGGCGGTCTTCGAGGGGAACGTGCCGCACGCCTACCGCAACGAAGGCGACACCACCGTCGAGATGACGATGGCCGTCTCCATCCCGCCGGCGCGCTGA
- a CDS encoding YbaK/EbsC family protein, which translates to MRAPIGDFTDARPAPDCLDLLTEPVAAAVRAWQGDVPAEQLLYVDTDPEIADTAAFVEHHGADLLDRSANCVVVAGKRGGESTLAACLVLSRTRVDVNGVVRRQLGARKASFAPMDSATGESGMEYGGITPIGLPAGWPLLVDAAVVDTEWVLIGSGRRRGKLIVPGKAFTTLPGAVVVDGLGVATG; encoded by the coding sequence ATGCGCGCCCCCATCGGAGACTTCACCGACGCCCGACCCGCCCCCGACTGCCTCGACCTGCTCACGGAGCCCGTCGCCGCCGCCGTACGCGCCTGGCAGGGCGACGTGCCCGCCGAGCAACTCCTCTACGTCGACACCGACCCGGAGATCGCGGACACCGCCGCCTTCGTCGAGCACCACGGGGCCGATCTGCTCGACCGGTCGGCCAACTGTGTCGTCGTTGCGGGCAAGCGCGGCGGCGAGTCCACACTCGCCGCCTGTCTCGTGCTGTCCCGGACGCGCGTCGACGTCAACGGAGTCGTACGCAGGCAACTCGGCGCCCGCAAGGCCTCGTTCGCCCCGATGGACTCCGCGACCGGCGAGAGCGGCATGGAGTACGGCGGCATCACACCGATCGGCCTGCCCGCCGGCTGGCCACTGCTCGTGGACGCGGCCGTCGTGGACACCGAGTGGGTGCTCATCGGCAGCGGACGCCGCAGGGGGAAGCTGATCGTGCCCGGCAAGGCGTTCACCACCCTGCCGGGCGCGGTGGTCGTCGACGGGCTCGGCGTCGCCACCGGCTGA
- a CDS encoding CoA-binding protein, translating to MYADDETIRRILTSTGDTWAVVGLSGNRSRAAYGVADVLQRYGKRVVPVHPKAETVHGERGYASLAEIPFPVDVVDVFVNSELAGQVADEAAAIGAKAVWFQLGVVDEKAYERARAAGLDMVMDRCPAIEIPRLG from the coding sequence ATGTACGCAGACGATGAGACGATCCGCAGGATTCTGACCTCCACCGGGGACACCTGGGCTGTCGTGGGCCTGTCCGGCAACCGGTCGCGGGCGGCCTACGGCGTGGCGGACGTGCTCCAGCGCTACGGCAAGCGCGTGGTGCCGGTGCATCCCAAGGCGGAGACGGTCCACGGCGAGCGGGGGTACGCGTCGCTGGCCGAGATCCCGTTCCCGGTCGACGTGGTGGACGTGTTCGTCAACAGCGAGCTGGCGGGGCAGGTCGCCGACGAGGCCGCCGCGATCGGCGCGAAGGCGGTCTGGTTCCAGCTCGGGGTGGTCGACGAGAAGGCGTACGAACGCGCGCGGGCCGCCGGTCTCGACATGGTGATGGACCGCTGCCCCGCGATCGAGATACCGCGCCTCGGCTGA
- a CDS encoding YigZ family protein translates to MHEQYRTVARQGVHETEVNRSRFLCALAPAATEEEARDFVAGVRREHPTASHNCFAYVIGADASVQKAGDDGEPGGTAGAPMLQMLMRRDVRYVVAVVTRYYGGVKLGAGGLIRAYGGAVGEALDRVGTVTRRRYRLATIIVDHQRAGKLENELRATGRTVRDVRYAEIVTMRIGLPASDIGAFRDWLADTTAGTALLELGGEAYGDI, encoded by the coding sequence ATGCATGAGCAGTACCGCACAGTCGCCCGGCAGGGAGTCCACGAGACCGAGGTCAACCGGTCACGTTTCCTCTGCGCGCTCGCGCCCGCCGCCACCGAGGAGGAGGCGCGGGACTTCGTCGCGGGCGTCCGCCGGGAACATCCCACCGCGTCGCACAACTGCTTCGCCTACGTCATCGGCGCCGACGCCTCCGTACAGAAGGCCGGCGACGACGGCGAGCCGGGCGGCACGGCGGGCGCGCCCATGCTCCAGATGCTCATGCGCCGGGACGTGCGGTACGTCGTCGCCGTCGTCACGCGCTACTACGGAGGCGTCAAGCTCGGCGCGGGCGGGCTGATCCGCGCCTACGGAGGCGCCGTGGGCGAAGCGCTCGACAGGGTCGGCACCGTCACCCGCCGCCGCTACCGGCTCGCCACGATCATCGTCGACCACCAGCGGGCCGGAAAGCTGGAGAACGAACTCCGTGCCACCGGCCGCACCGTGCGCGACGTGCGGTACGCGGAGATAGTGACCATGCGGATCGGCCTGCCCGCCTCCGACATCGGCGCCTTCCGTGACTGGCTCGCCGACACCACCGCCGGAACAGCCCTGCTGGAGCTGGGCGGTGAGGCGTACGGCGACATCTGA